The Acidobacteriota bacterium genome includes a window with the following:
- a CDS encoding S9 family peptidase translates to MKFISMTKVVCVVLTICAVALSAPAIAVGQAATDKAAQAQTERPRVLSAKDTLRFVQVSGPRISPDGQWVLYTQTVRDMEDKDMKSTTQIWRVRVDGTEARQMTQGDAGARAPAWLPDGMTLAFLSTRGKAAPSGADGESGGGPKSQVFFMPMDGGEARQIIFHGESIQSFEISPDGKALIFTALDPLTKEEQEKKKIKDDVEVVDEKFRMSHLWHFEIGAKEAVRLTEGAFTVSDIQWSPNGRRIAYTTRPTPKVDDSWDSDIWIIDPAEKTPKKLYENAGSDQNPRWSPDGKGIAFASHPHTGTSTWYNRLLIIPADGGEPRILLDNLDRDFSNPIWSPDGRTIFWSTGDGTSIHLFAVDLRTGEVRRTDSPRGVNTQWDLSRDGRTWVWVHTAPDRPAELHAADLRLKAPVRLTDANAWLREEKIKISPSETIRWKNSDGLWIEGVLTRPVDYKSGKAYPLILNPHGGPSGADFESFNTTRQFFAGNGFMILQPNFRGSSNYGQEFLNANRGNWGIVDYDDCMTGVDFCIDQGWADPERLICYGWSYGGYLSYWIVTQTDRFKAVSPGAGLPNLYSMYSTTDIPGYLGWFFGTPWEQEAIYDKLSPIRHVRNVKSPILIMHGAEDARVPYSQAVEFYQALRDLGKDVTFVRYPRAGHGISEPRHRIDQLRRYLEFFSKHVGLTPVSEIEEKK, encoded by the coding sequence TTGAAATTCATATCAATGACAAAAGTTGTATGTGTTGTCTTGACGATCTGCGCAGTCGCGTTATCAGCGCCCGCGATCGCCGTGGGACAAGCCGCAACCGATAAAGCCGCCCAAGCGCAGACCGAGAGGCCTCGCGTCCTCTCGGCCAAGGATACGCTGCGATTTGTCCAGGTCTCCGGCCCCCGAATCTCCCCGGATGGTCAATGGGTGCTCTACACTCAGACTGTGCGGGATATGGAAGACAAGGACATGAAGTCGACCACTCAGATCTGGCGCGTAAGAGTCGATGGAACCGAAGCCCGGCAGATGACCCAGGGCGACGCCGGCGCCCGCGCCCCGGCCTGGCTTCCGGACGGGATGACCCTGGCCTTTCTCAGCACCCGCGGTAAAGCGGCCCCCTCCGGCGCCGATGGGGAATCCGGCGGCGGACCGAAGAGCCAAGTCTTCTTCATGCCCATGGACGGGGGCGAGGCCCGGCAAATCATATTTCACGGCGAAAGCATCCAGTCTTTTGAAATATCCCCCGACGGAAAAGCGCTGATCTTCACGGCTCTGGATCCGCTCACCAAGGAAGAGCAGGAAAAGAAAAAGATCAAGGACGATGTCGAAGTCGTGGACGAAAAGTTCCGCATGTCCCATCTCTGGCATTTTGAGATCGGCGCCAAAGAAGCGGTTCGTCTGACCGAGGGGGCCTTCACGGTGAGCGACATCCAGTGGTCCCCGAATGGACGGCGGATCGCCTATACGACCCGGCCGACGCCCAAGGTCGACGACAGTTGGGACAGCGACATCTGGATCATCGATCCGGCGGAAAAAACCCCGAAAAAACTCTACGAAAACGCCGGAAGCGACCAGAATCCCCGCTGGTCTCCGGACGGGAAAGGCATCGCCTTCGCCTCCCATCCCCATACGGGAACATCGACCTGGTATAACCGTCTCCTTATCATCCCGGCCGATGGAGGCGAGCCCCGCATTCTGCTTGATAACCTCGACCGCGATTTCAGCAACCCGATCTGGTCGCCCGACGGCCGGACCATTTTCTGGTCGACGGGCGACGGCACATCGATTCATCTCTTTGCGGTCGATCTCCGCACCGGCGAAGTCCGCAGGACGGACTCTCCGCGCGGTGTGAACACCCAATGGGACCTCTCCCGTGACGGCCGAACCTGGGTCTGGGTCCATACGGCTCCTGATCGGCCGGCCGAACTTCATGCCGCCGATTTGAGGCTCAAGGCGCCGGTCCGTCTGACCGACGCCAACGCCTGGCTCCGCGAGGAAAAGATCAAGATCTCGCCTTCGGAAACCATCCGCTGGAAAAACAGCGACGGCCTGTGGATCGAAGGCGTCCTCACGCGGCCCGTCGATTACAAATCCGGTAAAGCCTATCCCCTCATCCTCAATCCGCACGGCGGTCCGAGCGGCGCCGACTTCGAGTCCTTCAACACGACCCGGCAATTTTTCGCCGGGAACGGCTTTATGATACTCCAGCCGAATTTCCGCGGCAGCTCCAATTACGGGCAGGAGTTCCTGAACGCCAATCGCGGCAACTGGGGCATCGTCGACTACGACGATTGCATGACGGGCGTCGATTTCTGTATCGACCAGGGCTGGGCGGATCCGGAACGTCTGATCTGTTACGGCTGGAGTTACGGCGGCTACTTGAGCTACTGGATCGTCACCCAGACCGACCGCTTCAAGGCCGTCTCCCCGGGCGCCGGACTGCCCAACCTTTACAGCATGTACAGCACGACCGATATCCCGGGTTACCTGGGCTGGTTCTTCGGAACCCCCTGGGAACAGGAGGCGATCTATGACAAGCTGTCGCCCATTCGCCACGTCCGGAACGTCAAAAGCCCGATTTTGATCATGCACGGCGCCGAAGACGCCCGCGTTCCCTATTCGCAGGCGGTTGAGTTCTACCAGGCGCTGCGCGATCTGGGCAAAGACGTGACGTTCGTCCGATATCCCCGGGCCGGCCACGGGATCAGCGAACCCCGCCACCGCATCGACCAGCTTCGCCGTTACCTGGAATTCTTTTCCAAACATGTCGGCCTGACTCCCGTGAGCGAAATCGAAGAAAAAAAATAG
- a CDS encoding flavodoxin domain-containing protein, with the protein MPKALVGFYSKSGNTRTMAVRIAEVLKDQGLDVDLKPVEEITIAMLLDYDCLIFGSPTYYGTMAWPLKKLIDDSVKYHGRLKGKLGGAFTSSANIGGGNETTVLDILKALLIHGMVILGDHRGDHYGPVAIGRPDKRALDNCAAYAENLAGLSKKLWPVTSPP; encoded by the coding sequence ATGCCCAAAGCGCTTGTCGGCTTTTATTCGAAAAGCGGCAACACCCGGACGATGGCCGTCCGGATCGCCGAAGTCCTGAAGGACCAGGGACTCGACGTCGATCTCAAGCCGGTTGAGGAGATCACGATCGCCATGCTTCTCGACTACGACTGCCTGATTTTCGGATCACCGACCTATTACGGGACGATGGCCTGGCCCCTCAAGAAACTGATCGACGACAGTGTCAAGTATCACGGCCGCCTCAAGGGCAAGTTGGGCGGCGCCTTTACGTCTTCGGCCAATATCGGCGGCGGAAACGAAACGACCGTCCTCGACATCCTGAAGGCCCTGTTGATCCACGGCATGGTCATTCTGGGCGACCATCGCGGCGACCATTATGGCCCCGTGGCCATCGGCCGCCCGGACAAGCGGGCCCTTGATAACTGCGCGGCCTACGCCGAAAACCTGGCCGGTCTGTCCAAGAAGCTTTGGCCGGTCACATCGCCTCCCTGA
- a CDS encoding nuclear transport factor 2 family protein, with product MKRIFTAAALIALLAAPMFARAEEVSEEEEIKVLVLSAYVDGLINAGDLDKTRAGFHPQFVLLGLQNGDLTRLPITEWIASVEKRKAQAQAQDHKPPLMTGRFLDVDVTGTAAMVKIELHREGVHIFTDYLTLYKFPDGWKIVGKIYFRHS from the coding sequence ATGAAAAGAATTTTTACCGCCGCGGCGCTTATTGCTCTTCTGGCCGCACCCATGTTTGCCCGGGCCGAGGAGGTTTCGGAAGAGGAGGAGATCAAGGTCCTCGTCCTATCGGCGTATGTCGACGGCCTGATCAACGCCGGCGACCTGGACAAGACGCGCGCCGGATTCCACCCCCAATTCGTCCTGCTCGGCCTTCAGAACGGTGATCTGACTCGGCTGCCGATTACCGAATGGATCGCTTCCGTGGAGAAACGCAAAGCCCAGGCTCAAGCTCAGGATCACAAACCGCCGCTGATGACCGGCCGTTTCCTCGATGTCGATGTCACCGGAACCGCCGCGATGGTCAAGATCGAACTCCACCGGGAAGGCGTGCACATTTTCACCGATTACCTGACGCTCTACAAGTTTCCGGACGGCTGGAAGATCGTCGGCAAGATCTATTTCCGTCATTCTTGA
- the thrC gene encoding threonine synthase yields MVEPLGSARYADFLALNGSAAGFSLGEGGTPLQPLDRLAERFFLPSVLAKNEAVNPTGSFKDRGTVTAVQQAAAFGFKAVGTVSTGNMAGSTAAYAARAGMGCVVCVKDGTPPSKILAAGVYGALVVKVRGDYAALFRRSFEIGKALGIGFLNSVDPWRIEGYKTASYEIFEQLGGRAPDYLFVPTSAGGHLVGLVRGFEDLKRAGLIRKLPAVVAAQAAGCAPIARAFARSRDITARFKNPRTIAHAISNPDPPAGRIVLRLLAATGGRAAAVSEAGILKAQRLLAETEGIFCDPASAVSLAAFMAMARRGEIPPGARSVLMITGSGLKTIEDLDPRRLKVIESRLDGLERALARV; encoded by the coding sequence ATGGTCGAACCTCTGGGGTCGGCGCGGTATGCGGATTTCTTAGCCCTCAACGGAAGCGCCGCGGGCTTCTCCCTCGGCGAGGGCGGGACGCCTCTCCAGCCGCTCGACCGTCTGGCGGAGCGTTTCTTCCTGCCGTCTGTCCTGGCCAAGAACGAGGCCGTCAATCCGACCGGGAGCTTCAAGGACCGGGGGACAGTCACGGCCGTTCAACAGGCGGCGGCGTTCGGGTTCAAGGCCGTGGGGACGGTCTCGACCGGCAACATGGCCGGATCGACGGCCGCCTATGCCGCCCGGGCGGGGATGGGCTGCGTCGTCTGCGTCAAGGACGGCACGCCGCCGTCCAAGATCCTTGCGGCCGGCGTTTACGGCGCGCTTGTCGTCAAGGTCCGGGGGGATTACGCCGCCCTCTTCCGCCGCAGCTTCGAGATCGGCAAGGCGCTCGGTATCGGCTTCCTGAACTCCGTCGATCCATGGCGCATCGAGGGCTACAAGACGGCTTCCTATGAGATCTTCGAGCAACTCGGCGGACGGGCTCCTGATTATCTTTTTGTGCCGACGAGCGCCGGGGGGCATCTTGTCGGTTTGGTCCGGGGCTTCGAGGACCTGAAGCGGGCGGGCCTGATCCGGAAGCTTCCGGCCGTTGTCGCCGCCCAGGCGGCCGGTTGTGCGCCCATTGCCCGGGCCTTCGCCCGCAGCCGGGACATAACGGCCCGGTTTAAGAATCCGCGGACGATCGCTCATGCCATCTCCAACCCCGATCCGCCCGCGGGCCGGATCGTCCTCCGCTTGCTGGCTGCGACCGGAGGCCGCGCCGCGGCCGTCTCGGAGGCCGGGATCCTGAAGGCTCAGCGCCTCCTGGCCGAAACCGAGGGGATATTTTGCGACCCGGCCTCGGCCGTCTCGCTCGCGGCCTTCATGGCCATGGCCCGCCGCGGCGAAATCCCGCCGGGCGCCCGCTCCGTCCTCATGATCACCGGAAGCGGCCTGAAAACGATCGAGGACCTCGATCCCCGGCGTTTGAAGGTCATCGAGTCCCGCTTGGACGGCCTTGAACGTGCGCTGGCGCGGGTCTGA
- a CDS encoding DUF4097 family beta strand repeat-containing protein — MSIVKFMRNSLLGTAAVLALAVGASAACIVDADGGSGGRWPWSDYRYTEDFHKVIPLPADGSFSLRNTNGKLQISTWDRPEVEIKAVKSARDSKSDLDLVRIDIETGRNSVFVDTVYERRRNLRVNVSYEVRVPEGVRLDNVRLTNGDIALTGRFSDVEASTTNGGIRLENASGRISLGTTNGGIKAHDVRGPLQARTTNGSITLECREIADDVSASTTNGSITLRVPRAPDADVSLRTTNGSIKLDHPLTIQGTVSSKRRMQGQMGKGGPEISLKTTNGSITFAR, encoded by the coding sequence ATGTCCATTGTGAAATTCATGAGGAACTCGTTGCTGGGAACGGCGGCCGTCCTGGCGCTGGCCGTGGGCGCATCCGCCGCCTGCATCGTTGACGCCGACGGCGGATCGGGCGGCCGATGGCCCTGGTCGGATTACAGGTATACGGAAGATTTCCACAAGGTCATTCCTCTTCCGGCCGACGGCTCTTTCAGCCTGCGCAACACCAACGGGAAACTGCAGATTTCGACCTGGGACAGGCCTGAAGTCGAAATCAAGGCCGTAAAATCCGCCCGGGACAGCAAAAGCGATCTGGATCTGGTCCGGATCGATATCGAGACCGGCCGGAATTCGGTGTTCGTCGATACCGTCTATGAGCGCCGCCGCAACCTCAGGGTCAATGTGAGCTACGAAGTCCGCGTTCCCGAGGGCGTTCGCCTCGACAATGTCCGCCTGACGAACGGGGACATCGCCCTGACGGGACGATTCTCAGACGTCGAAGCTTCGACGACGAACGGCGGCATCCGCCTCGAAAACGCTTCCGGACGGATTTCTCTCGGAACGACAAACGGCGGCATCAAGGCCCACGATGTCCGGGGGCCTCTGCAGGCTCGGACGACGAACGGATCGATCACCCTCGAGTGCCGCGAAATTGCGGATGACGTCAGCGCCTCGACCACCAATGGTTCGATTACGTTGCGGGTTCCGCGTGCGCCCGATGCCGATGTCAGTCTCCGGACGACGAACGGCAGCATCAAGCTGGACCATCCCCTGACCATCCAGGGCACCGTCAGTTCGAAGCGCCGGATGCAGGGACAGATGGGCAAGGGCGGCCCGGAGATTTCCCTGAAGACGACAAACGGCTCGATCACATTCGCTCGCTGA
- a CDS encoding arsenite methyltransferase, with the protein MGKSKHDQIRGAVRENYGKIAASGNAGCGCSSSSCCGTPAETKAAEISLGLGYSVKDVAAVPEGANMGLGCGNPQAIASLQSGETVLDLGSGGGFDCFLAARAVGDKGQVIGVDMTPEMITTSRRNAEKAGFRNVEFRLGELENLPVADGIVDVIISNCVINLSPEKQKVFSEAFRVLKSGGRLAISDVVATAEMPETLKKDMAMYTGCVSGASFIPELESMLKQAGFENIWIRPKDESKTFIRDWAPGSQIEDYIVSATIEAVKPQD; encoded by the coding sequence ATGGGAAAAAGCAAACATGACCAGATTCGCGGGGCGGTTCGGGAGAACTACGGCAAAATAGCGGCTTCAGGAAATGCGGGCTGCGGTTGCTCATCTTCATCCTGTTGTGGAACACCGGCCGAGACCAAAGCGGCCGAGATTTCGCTTGGCTTGGGTTACTCCGTCAAGGATGTGGCGGCTGTGCCGGAAGGAGCGAACATGGGTCTCGGGTGCGGCAATCCGCAAGCGATCGCTTCATTGCAATCCGGCGAAACAGTCCTTGATCTCGGCAGCGGCGGCGGGTTCGACTGTTTTCTGGCGGCACGAGCCGTTGGAGACAAGGGACAGGTTATCGGTGTCGATATGACGCCGGAGATGATCACCACTTCCCGTCGGAATGCTGAGAAAGCCGGATTCAGAAATGTCGAATTTCGATTGGGAGAGCTGGAGAATCTTCCGGTTGCCGATGGGATTGTTGATGTCATTATCTCAAATTGTGTCATCAACCTTTCCCCCGAAAAACAAAAGGTCTTCAGCGAGGCGTTCCGCGTATTGAAATCGGGCGGGCGGCTGGCGATTTCCGATGTTGTCGCCACGGCCGAAATGCCTGAAACCCTCAAGAAAGATATGGCCATGTATACCGGATGTGTGAGCGGCGCATCCTTCATCCCGGAACTTGAATCCATGTTGAAGCAAGCGGGCTTCGAAAACATATGGATCAGGCCAAAAGATGAGAGCAAGACCTTTATTCGTGATTGGGCCCCCGGAAGCCAAATTGAGGATTATATCGTTTCGGCTACGATTGAAGCCGTAAAACCGCAGGACTAG
- a CDS encoding amidohydrolase: MIISGLKTKVFQRGFAFLVVFIFFLSNVQAQIVPGPDRRPDEGKGPFERLIIRGAVLIDGDGSPPYGPVDIVIEKNRIAGVVPVGYPKVPIDERRRPKDATYELDASGTYVLPGFIDTHVHAGGPPKNPEADYAYKLWMAHGITTVRGVALGPFGWTLKEKERSARNEIVAPRIFAYHRPGSGEGWTGGRTTTPEKAREWVRWAAKQGIDGLKLGAEDPEIMAALLDEAAKHRLGSTAHLGQVGVARMNARDSVRLGLTSMTHYYGLFEALLKDYSVQPWPHDHNYYDEQNRFGQVARLWDQIHPPGSEEWKALVDEFLKHKFILNPTMTIYEAGRDLMRARNADWHELYTLPSMWDYYQPDRRAHGSYWFYWTTWDEVAWKNFYRRWMMFLNDYKKAGGRVTTGSDSGFIYNLYGFGYIRELELLQEAGFHPLEVIRAATLHSAEELFEPAGKRIEFGLIRPGLLADLVIVEENPLENFKVLYGTGAVKLNDETGRVERVGGVKYTIKDGIIYDAKQLLADVAEMVRKQKEEREKNRQQP, from the coding sequence ATGATCATCTCAGGATTGAAGACGAAAGTCTTTCAACGGGGCTTTGCTTTCCTAGTTGTGTTTATCTTTTTCCTTTCCAATGTCCAGGCGCAGATTGTCCCGGGTCCGGACCGGAGGCCGGACGAAGGAAAGGGTCCATTCGAGCGACTCATCATTCGCGGAGCTGTTCTGATTGATGGTGACGGTTCGCCGCCCTACGGTCCGGTTGATATCGTCATCGAGAAAAACAGGATCGCTGGCGTTGTTCCCGTCGGCTACCCCAAGGTTCCGATCGACGAAAGGCGCCGCCCGAAAGATGCGACTTATGAGCTCGATGCCTCGGGAACGTATGTTCTTCCCGGATTCATCGATACGCATGTCCATGCCGGAGGTCCCCCAAAAAATCCCGAGGCTGACTATGCCTATAAGCTCTGGATGGCCCATGGCATCACCACGGTGCGGGGTGTGGCCCTCGGGCCTTTCGGCTGGACGCTCAAGGAGAAAGAAAGAAGCGCCCGTAACGAGATCGTTGCGCCCAGAATTTTTGCCTATCACCGGCCGGGGAGCGGTGAAGGCTGGACAGGCGGCCGGACCACAACCCCGGAAAAGGCCCGGGAATGGGTGCGTTGGGCGGCGAAACAAGGGATTGACGGACTGAAGCTTGGAGCCGAGGATCCTGAAATCATGGCGGCTCTTCTGGACGAAGCGGCCAAACACCGGCTGGGATCGACGGCTCATCTCGGCCAGGTCGGAGTCGCCCGGATGAATGCCCGGGATTCCGTCCGTCTGGGCTTGACCTCGATGACCCATTATTACGGCCTATTTGAAGCCCTCCTCAAGGATTATTCCGTTCAGCCCTGGCCTCATGATCATAACTATTACGACGAGCAAAATCGCTTCGGCCAAGTGGCCAGGCTCTGGGATCAAATTCATCCGCCTGGAAGCGAAGAATGGAAAGCCCTCGTCGATGAGTTTTTGAAGCACAAATTCATCCTCAATCCGACCATGACCATTTACGAGGCCGGGCGCGACCTGATGCGGGCTCGCAATGCCGACTGGCATGAACTCTACACCCTGCCCTCCATGTGGGATTATTATCAGCCGGATCGACGCGCCCACGGCTCCTACTGGTTTTACTGGACGACCTGGGATGAAGTGGCCTGGAAGAATTTTTACAGGCGCTGGATGATGTTCTTGAATGACTATAAAAAAGCCGGGGGCCGGGTTACGACAGGGTCGGATTCGGGCTTTATCTATAATCTCTACGGATTCGGGTACATTCGGGAACTGGAGCTTCTCCAGGAGGCAGGGTTTCATCCTTTGGAAGTCATCCGGGCCGCCACACTCCACAGCGCCGAAGAGCTTTTTGAGCCTGCGGGCAAACGGATTGAATTCGGGTTGATCCGGCCGGGTCTCCTGGCCGATCTGGTGATTGTCGAGGAGAACCCGCTCGAAAACTTCAAGGTTCTCTACGGCACCGGAGCCGTCAAGCTCAATGATGAAACCGGCCGGGTCGAAAGAGTGGGGGGTGTCAAATACACCATCAAAGATGGCATCATTTATGATGCCAAGCAACTGTTGGCGGATGTTGCGGAAATGGTCAGGAAACAAAAAGAGGAGAGGGAGAAGAACAGGCAACAACCCTGA
- a CDS encoding AAA family ATPase, which produces MTTAGPIEINPEFRRALEAMENGGGHVFITGKAGTGKSTLLEYYRDTTQKKIAVLAPTGVAALNVRGQTIHTFFKFKIDITPDKIRKIPRGRENIFRKFDALVIDEVSMVRADLMDCVETFLRLNGPQPGRPFGGLQMIFIGDLYQLPPVVASADREVFTHRYESPYFFSSRAFADPAFDMDFIELEKIYRQTDGDFIALLNAIRNRSAGEDDIDRLNSLLDPDFEPSDEDFYITLTSTNDQANRRNRAHLDALPGRVRVFYGLLDGDFDRGSLPTEEDLSLKKGAQVMFVNNDRKGRWVNGTLGRITGLPAPKEEDGAVRVELTDGEEVDVTPSLWELFAYHYDRASGNIVTEPTGSFIQYPLRLAWAVTIHKSQGKTFDRVVIDVGRGTFAHGQVYVALSRCTSFRGMVLAAPIRREHIRMDWRVVKFLTRFQYKKADERTSLADRRRTVEDAAASGRELDIVYLKPDDTKTRRRILPLGIEIMEFKGKSFEGLRALCRLRGEERVFRIDRMLEIEIV; this is translated from the coding sequence ATGACAACCGCCGGCCCCATCGAGATCAACCCGGAATTCCGCCGCGCCCTCGAGGCCATGGAAAACGGCGGCGGGCACGTCTTTATCACCGGCAAGGCCGGGACGGGAAAATCCACGCTCCTCGAATACTACCGGGACACCACACAGAAGAAAATCGCCGTCCTGGCGCCGACCGGAGTGGCCGCGCTCAACGTCCGCGGCCAGACCATCCACACATTTTTCAAATTCAAAATCGACATCACTCCGGACAAGATCCGCAAGATCCCCCGCGGCCGCGAAAACATCTTCCGGAAGTTCGACGCCCTCGTCATCGACGAGGTGTCCATGGTCCGGGCCGACCTCATGGACTGCGTCGAAACCTTTCTCCGCCTGAACGGCCCGCAGCCGGGGCGGCCGTTCGGCGGCCTTCAGATGATCTTTATCGGCGACCTCTACCAACTCCCGCCCGTCGTCGCCTCCGCCGATCGGGAGGTCTTCACCCATCGCTACGAGTCGCCCTATTTCTTCTCCTCGCGCGCCTTCGCGGACCCCGCTTTCGACATGGACTTCATCGAACTCGAAAAGATCTACCGGCAGACCGACGGCGATTTCATCGCTCTCCTTAACGCCATCCGCAACCGCTCGGCCGGGGAGGACGACATCGACCGGCTGAACTCTCTTCTCGATCCCGATTTCGAGCCGTCCGACGAGGACTTTTACATTACCCTCACCAGCACGAATGACCAGGCCAACCGCCGCAACCGAGCGCATCTCGATGCCCTGCCCGGCCGGGTACGGGTTTTCTATGGCCTTCTCGACGGCGATTTCGACCGCGGTTCCCTTCCGACCGAAGAAGACCTATCACTCAAGAAGGGCGCCCAGGTCATGTTCGTCAACAACGACCGAAAAGGGCGGTGGGTGAACGGCACTCTCGGCCGCATCACCGGCCTCCCTGCGCCGAAAGAGGAAGACGGCGCCGTCCGCGTCGAGCTCACCGACGGGGAGGAGGTCGACGTCACTCCGTCGCTTTGGGAGCTTTTCGCCTACCACTACGACAGGGCGTCGGGGAATATCGTCACGGAGCCGACCGGGTCCTTCATCCAGTACCCCCTGCGGCTCGCCTGGGCCGTGACCATCCACAAGAGTCAGGGCAAGACCTTCGACCGCGTCGTGATCGACGTCGGCCGCGGCACGTTCGCCCACGGCCAGGTCTACGTCGCCCTCAGCCGGTGCACGAGTTTCCGGGGCATGGTTCTCGCGGCTCCCATCCGGCGTGAGCACATCCGCATGGACTGGCGGGTCGTGAAGTTCCTGACGCGCTTCCAGTACAAAAAGGCCGACGAACGGACAAGCCTCGCGGACAGGCGCCGCACGGTCGAGGACGCCGCGGCCTCGGGCCGGGAACTCGACATCGTTTACCTCAAACCCGACGACACCAAGACGCGCCGCCGTATCCTCCCCCTCGGCATCGAGATCATGGAGTTCAAAGGCAAATCGTTCGAAGGCCTGCGGGCCCTCTGTCGCCTGCGCGGCGAGGAGCGCGTCTTCCGCATCGACCGGATGCTCGAGATCGAAATCGTTTGA
- a CDS encoding aminotransferase class V-fold PLP-dependent enzyme: MKQKFWSRRDFLRTAGAASAVSFTWNTANLERVEAASQSVAGRTPEDVARDEFYWREVQLGFKLDRTLINLNNGFTCPTPRVVLESMFRYMEQINMLPVHYQHMVAGNIQTIRRRMANEFGCDPEELALTRGASEALQIVQNGIDLEPGDEVVTTEQDYPRMLTTWDQRMRREGIKITRLQFPVPATQDHLYKLFEQAITPKTKVFHFCHTTNLTAQLFPVQRISRLARSKGIVTIVDGAHALGHFPFKLRDLECDAYGVSLHKWLLAPIGNGCLYVRQEMIPRFWPLQAAPEQQDYDIRKFESIGTHPWGIRAALGEALAFHQAIGAERKAARMRYLTLRWANALKSNPRVRILSKLDEPAETWGVAAVNIEGIDVRDLARFMMNKYRIIVVPLVGGVPPNQVFDYQALRVSPNVYTTTEEIDTFVEAMQDALENGVPTQAAAGRGGGSAAMADPDLPL; the protein is encoded by the coding sequence ATGAAACAGAAATTCTGGAGCCGGCGGGACTTTCTCCGCACGGCCGGCGCCGCATCGGCCGTCTCTTTCACCTGGAATACGGCGAATCTCGAACGCGTCGAGGCCGCCTCTCAATCCGTCGCGGGGCGCACCCCCGAAGACGTCGCCCGGGACGAGTTCTACTGGCGGGAAGTCCAGCTCGGGTTCAAGCTCGACCGAACCCTGATCAACCTCAACAACGGCTTCACCTGCCCCACTCCGCGCGTCGTTCTCGAATCCATGTTCCGGTACATGGAGCAGATCAACATGCTTCCCGTCCACTACCAGCATATGGTCGCCGGAAACATCCAGACCATCCGGCGGCGCATGGCCAATGAGTTCGGCTGCGATCCCGAAGAGCTGGCCCTCACCCGCGGCGCAAGCGAAGCCCTGCAGATCGTCCAGAACGGAATCGACCTCGAACCCGGCGATGAAGTCGTGACGACTGAGCAGGATTATCCGCGTATGCTGACGACCTGGGATCAGCGCATGCGCCGCGAAGGCATCAAGATCACCCGCCTCCAATTCCCCGTGCCGGCCACCCAGGACCATCTTTACAAGCTTTTCGAGCAGGCGATCACACCGAAGACCAAGGTCTTTCATTTCTGCCACACCACCAACCTCACGGCTCAGCTCTTCCCCGTTCAGCGGATCAGCCGCCTGGCCCGCTCCAAGGGCATCGTGACCATCGTCGACGGCGCCCATGCCCTCGGACATTTTCCCTTCAAACTCCGCGATCTCGAATGCGACGCCTACGGCGTGAGTCTCCACAAGTGGCTCCTGGCCCCGATCGGAAACGGCTGCCTCTATGTTCGACAGGAGATGATCCCCCGGTTCTGGCCCCTTCAAGCCGCACCGGAACAACAGGACTACGACATCCGTAAATTCGAGTCCATCGGCACCCACCCCTGGGGCATCCGGGCGGCTCTCGGCGAAGCTCTGGCCTTCCACCAGGCCATCGGCGCCGAACGCAAGGCGGCCCGCATGCGCTACCTGACACTCCGCTGGGCCAATGCCCTCAAGTCCAACCCGCGGGTCCGGATCCTGTCCAAGCTTGACGAGCCGGCCGAGACCTGGGGAGTTGCCGCCGTCAACATCGAAGGCATCGACGTCCGGGACCTGGCCCGGTTCATGATGAACAAGTACCGGATCATCGTGGTCCCGCTCGTCGGCGGGGTCCCTCCCAACCAGGTCTTCGACTATCAGGCTCTCCGCGTCTCTCCGAACGTCTACACGACGACGGAGGAGATCGACACGTTCGTGGAAGCCATGCAGGACGCCCTCGAAAACGGCGTGCCCACCCAGGCCGCCGCGGGCAGGGGCGGTGGAAGCGCCGCCATGGCGGATCCTGACCTGCCCTTGTAA